A part of Salvelinus alpinus chromosome 23, SLU_Salpinus.1, whole genome shotgun sequence genomic DNA contains:
- the LOC139550657 gene encoding desmoplakin-A-like isoform X1 yields the protein MYGSQSRLPTMIRRTNSRPDLTSGSFTIPRNDGSQVFVGGNSYQQEYGDGYTYSQTYSKSSLGGGGGGGGGGGGAYGGGGGGGSYGGDGGGGYGGGGGGGGGYGGGASVQIIQKKALFLQGQCQEYLQRVQQILQARGPAVEVDKLMSMSSETIEQLNECAIDLQQMRQPNDNIIRSVQQLQSMQSGIISSISGTIQRQKRGSIGWEERGRTYADAMSWIGQQKRLIETSPWGEDAATIEQQILSQNKFHSSIQRSHEVDHARDELAQKDDKGGLHSLQQEWDSLQKMSFARTGQLRELQNIIDEISRAIMWVNEREEEELVFNWGDKNIDVYIPKKQESYSKLMSALEEKEKELNKLKQKVDGLLKNNHPASDKIEAYMDTLQTQWSWLLQITKCIHVHLKENAAYSQFFKEANETYSKLQKDHEIIRKKFTCDKGTPLENLTELLKNLEREKERVMENKRQVKHLVNKSKSIVRLRPRNPEEKSSTAVIVQALCDFKQDQKGILKGDEGILKDNSQRSKWHVTGPGGLDMLIPSVCLLIPPPNPLSIGLANKNEQYYEAIMGIWNQLYINIKSLISWQYCVKDINHINSLTLTMLSQMRPEEYRSIIKSLETHYQEFLRNSHGSEMFEEDEKKKMEGQYSGAQSHYDTLVIGLPTYNQSNVVVVQPEPPIKANTTKITNTSLTDTSISTQGSNMSLTLLSDFQALRRRLELAESGLSHHLHVSLGENSVQECSQHLLKLEGIHNDLDGVRDEYLRLRERVVKQLEGTAADSEQAKFLRKELDLLNQKLGDLQGLSSAYLQRLSYLQNLLQSLIQAEDVIKVHEARLTEKETTSLDLNELERYRATLKQMKSDLEHKRDLLKAMESDLANAVHVNSQISASLHKCDVDLSKYAELVTQMSDRWRRIQTQIDSRVWDLEKQEKQLRHFQQSSGVVDQWIDNARQRQDTLQTAKFSNIQAVMEHLNQQKVLHSEIKGKKEKVEDVQKDADTCVASIKDYELQLASYSAGLETLLNIPIKRTMLQSPATVVRQEGADLQSRYIELLTRSSDYYKFLGEMLKNMEELKIRNTKIEMLEEELRRLKENIGDHSQKNRSLEDALSRYKLELSQSKEQLISMEEVKRTTAVQVSVARESLDNTSSQLTELNDKLTRLTYQLDEEKRKKRLAEERYTSQQEEYEAAVRRRQKELDELNWSKIDLEKAVKDKERELDRLRMQLEEEATRRRGAEQEISKVRTQCNQEMSNLKQTYESEIHVTKTTILKASQQKQEDTAELKLQCEGLESDKRDLEEELRRLRLSVTQTEAMRRKAEDEVHQQRSTGTEESRRRRELEIQLQTVVTQRGEEELRQKEALAEATSSSQEKSRQIRLLTHNLEEEGKKRSALEIELTKLRQSYTELQTSNATSREVINKLKISEQEIHLVRVELEKQTNERTKAETTATRLQSRIRDLQAMVDGLEAEMEKQKRTTQDEFTRRKRIESELEKMTQSCREHTTSLNTFRAKQEEVSTSGRKYEQELRALQEALDKSLREHKATTEHLGQASAELKALQQQLFQEQGKVREVNLRNESLYKTIEEKSRLLNDATTEIEKLQSLTQNLTKERLRLEEELRGVKQEKEQLKLNRNSVDGESQAQISSLHVQLQSSSKMTLELQALIKDLTKEREKLKSDLDKVQKQSIETSMIVQKSQTHYTEILSDRDALLIKLKQLEQDKTQQGHYKEELNRIKVSLETELRNKQRLQEERDKMQKDFTYWKSQYELKESQMRQSDSDKDKMERERLSLKSELERMIVELTTVEERYKGRLQSSEREVSDLALKRDALERELRRRQQRPDSMSIQTQTDEKVVTVDPSKLVFDGVRRKVTAHQLCDCGIISKATLEQLLKGKRTVEDVAVDIQLSLKGTGVIAGMIRGPQGRMSITEAKTKNLLSQESALMLLEAQAATGHIMDPKFNEKMSVDAASSRGVVDTDDRDALMTAEAASAGFKDPYTGKLLSIGQALKLKRLDKETALRLLQAQESVGGILDPVLSVFLPKDLALDRNLIDEDLYRALNKKPACYLDPVTEKKISYSDLMLKCRIEPASGMLLLSAPEKPMTVQGLRGEVSVTELIDSNLLSETDLQKLNQGKLSSKDIEDKLKNYLRGSNCIAGIYDEANNRTMTIYQAMKDGLLRQGTTLELLEAQAASGFMIDPVNNVCLTVDEASKRGLVGKEFKDKLMSAERAVTGYKDPHTGKTISLFQAIEKDLIEKGHGIRLLEAQIASGGIIDPKESHRIDVDIAYKRGYFDEEMNEILTYEGDDTKGFFDPNTQENLTYLQLKERCITDPKTGLVLLPLRDKTKPQQTVQQSSQNTVLRKRRVVIVDPDTGIEMTVREAYHKELIDYDTFLSLSEQECEWEEITITASDGSARLVVVDRKTGTQYDIQDSLDRGIIDQTSLEQYRSGTLTLPQFADLITSNSNLSELTMTTRNMEDVATCSSPPQARPSSPTVRKRFNNISIIFSPPEEFDEGSPVAAIFDTETMEKITIPEALRRGLVDTITAQRLLEAQACTGGIINPTNGQRLNLEDAVHQSIIDNDMATKLKPAQKAFMGFEDMKTKRKMSAAEAMKEKWLPYEAGQRFLEFQYLTGGLLEPGTGQKTSIEEAIRRGWLDGRGAQKLQDTRSHTKNLTCPKTKLKISYKEAMDSCMVEEGKGMKMLQASSISTKGISSPYNVSNPGSRSGSRTGSRTGSRSGSRRGSVDYSSSYSSFTTSSSTTFSSN from the exons TGTGCAGATCATCCAAAAGAAAGCTTTGTTCCTTCAAGGCCAGTGTCAGGAGTACCTGCAGAGAGTACAGCAGATTCTCCAGGCA CGTGGTCCAGCGGTGGAGGTGGACAAGCTGATGAGTATGTCCTCTGAGACTATAGAACAACTGAATGAATGTGCCATAGATCTGCAGCAAATGAGACAACCCAACGACAACATCATCAGGAG CGTACAGCAGCTCCAGAGCATGCAGAGTGGGATCATCTCCTCCATCAGTGGGACAAtccagagacagaagagaggaagcattggatgggaggagagagggaggacctaCGCTGATGCCATGTCCTGGATTGGCCAACAGAAG cgTCTGATCGAGACGTCTCCGTGGGGTGAGGACGCGGCCACCATCGAGCAGCAGATCCTCAGCCAGAACAAGTTCCACAGCTCTATACAGAGGAGCCATGAGGTGGATCATGCCAGGGATGAACTG GCCCAAAAGGATGACAAGGGTGGCCTCCATTCCCTGCAGCAAGAATGGGACAGTCTGCAG aaaatGTCATTTGCTCGTACGGGCCAGCTGCGAGAGCTGCAGAACATCATCGACGAGATCTCCAGGGCCATCATGTGGGTcaacgagagagaggaggaggagctggtGTTCAACTGGGGAGACAAGAACATCGACGTCTACATCCCCAAGAAACAGGAGAGCTACTCC AAACTGATGAGTGCcctggaggagaaagagaaggagctgAACAAACTGAAGCAGAAAGTGGATGGTCTCCTGAAGAACAATCACCCAGCTTCAGACAAGATAGAG GCCTATATGGACACTCTGCAAACCCAGTGGAGCTGGCTGCTCCAGATCACCAAGTGTATTCATGTCCACCTGAAGGAGAATGCTGCCTACAGCCAG TTCTTCAAGGAGGCCAATGAGACCTACAGCAAGCTGCAAAAGGACCATGAGATCATCCGTAAGAAGTTTACCTGTGATAAAGGAACACCTCTGGAGAACCTCACTGAGCTCCTGAAGAACCTCGAG agagagaaggagagggtcaTGGAGAATAAGAGGCAGGTGAAGCACCTGGTGAATAAGTCCAAGAGCATCGTGAGGCTGAGACCACGTAACCCTGAAGAGAAGAGCAGCACAGCTGTTATAGTACAGGCCCTGTGTGACTTCAAACAGGACCAG AAAGGGATTTTAAAGGGGGACGAGGGCATCCTGAAGGACAACTCCCAGCGCAGTAAGTGGCACGTGACGGGTCCTGGAGGTCTGGACATGCTGATCCCATCTGTGTGCCTCCTCATCCCCCCACCCAACCCCCTAAGCATCGGCCTGGCCAACAA GAATGAACAGTACTATGAGGCTATCATGGGCATCTGGAATCAGCTCTACATCAACATCAAGAGCCTCATCTCCTGGCAGTACTGTGTCAAAGACATCAACCATATCAACTCCCTCACCCTCACCATG ctgtccCAGATGCGTCCTGAGGAGTACCGTAGCATCATTAAGAGTCTGGAGACTCACTACCAGGAGTTCCTCCGCAACAGCCACGGCTCCGAGATGTTTGAAGAGGATGAGAAGAAGAAGATGGAGGGCCAGTATTCTGGAGCCCAGAGCCACTACGACACACTGGTCATAGGGCTGCCTACATACA ATCAATCCAACGTGGTGGTGGTCCAGCCTGAGCCGCCCATCAAAGCTAACACTACCAAGATCACCAATACCTCGCTGACTGATACCAGCATCTCCACCCAGGGCTCTAACATGAGCCTGACCCTGCTCAGTGACTTCCAAGCCCTCAGACGCAGGCTGGAGCTGGCTGAATCAGGCCTCAGCCACCACCTCCATGTTTCCCTGGGGGAGAACAGTGTGCAGGAGTGCTCACAGCACCTCCTGAAGCTGGAG GGCATTCACAATGACCTTGATGGTGTGCGTGATGAGTACCTAAGGCTGAGGGAGAGGGTGGTGAAGCAGCTGGAGGGGACGGCAGCAGACTCGGAGCAGGCCAAGTTCCTCAGGAAAGAGCTGGATCTCCTCAACCAGAAACTGGGAGATCTGCAGGGACTATCCTCTGCCTACCTCCAGAG ACTGTCATATCTGCAGAACTTGCTCCAGAGCCTCATCCAGGCTGAGGATGTCATCAAGGTCCACGAGGCCCGTCTGACTGAGAAGGAGACCACCTCCCTGGATCTCAACGAGTTGGAGCGCTACAGGGCTACACTCAAG CAAATGAAGTCTGACCTGGAACATAAGAGAGACCTTCTGAAGGCCATGGAGAGTGACCTGGCTAATGCAGTCCACGTGAACAGTCAGATCTCAGCTTCCTTACACAAGTGTGATGTGGACCTGTCCAAGTACGCTGAGCTGGTGACCCAGATGTCTGACCGCTGGAGACGCATCCAGACCCAGATCGACAGCAG AGTGTGGGACCTGGAGAAGCAGGAGAAACAGCTGAGACATTTCCAGCAGAGCAGCGGAGTGGTTGACCAGTGGATAGACAACGCTAGACAGCGCCAGGACACCCTGCAGACAGCCAAGTTTAGCAACATCCAGGCTGTCATGGAGCACCTCAACCAACAGAAG GTGCTGCACAGTGAGATCAAAGGGAAGAAGGAGAAGGTGGAAGATGTACAGAAAGATGCGGACACCTGCGTTGCCTCCATCAAG GACTATGAGCTGCAGCTGGCCTCCTACAGTGCAGGACTGGAGACCCTGTTGAACATCCCTATCAAGAGAACCATGCTCCAGTCCCCTGCCACTGTGGTCAGACAGGAG GGTGCTGACCTCCAGTCTCGCTACATTGAGCTCCTGACCCGCTCCAGTGACTATTACAAGTTCCTGGGAGAGATGCTCAAGAACATGGAGGAACTGAAG ATTAGGAACACCAAGATTGAGATGCTGGAGGAGGAGCTTCGTCGTCTAAAGGAGAACATTGGGGACCACAGCCAGAAGAACCGTTCCTTAGAGGACGCCCTGTCTCGGTACAAGCTGGAGCTCTCACAGTCTAAAGAACAACTCATCTCCATGGAGGAGGTGAAGAGGACCACAGCTGTGCAGGTCAGCGTGGCCAGGGAGAGCCTGGACAACACCAGCAGCCAGTTGACTGAGCTCAACGACAAGTTGACCCGTCTCACCTACCAGCTGgacgaggagaagaggaagaagaggctgGCCGAGGAGCGCTATACAAGCCAGCAGGAAGAGTACGAGGCGGCCGTGCGCCGGCGCCAGAAGGAGCTGGATGAGCTCAACTGGTCCAAGATCGACTTGGAGAAGGCAGTGAAGGACAAGGAGCGCGAGCTGGACAGGCTGAGGATGCAGCTGGAAGAGGAGGCCACGAGGAGGCGTGGGGCGGAGCAGGAAATCTCTAAGGTAAGAACCCAGTGCAACCAGGAGATGAGTAACCTTAAGCAAACCTATGAGTCGGAGATCCACGTCACCAAGACCACCATCCTCAAGGCTTCTCAGCAGAAACAGGAGGACACGGCTGAGCTCAAACTGCAGTGTGAGGGACTAGAATCGgataaaagggatcttgaagaggAGTTGAGGAGGTTGAGACTGTCTGTGACTCAGACTGAGGCGATGAGGAGGAAGGCAGAAGATGAGGTCCATCAGCAGAGGTCTACAGGGACGGAGGAgtcgaggaggaggagagagctggAGATACAGCTCCAGACTGTGGTcacccagagaggagaggaggagctgagGCAGAAGGAGGCGCTGGCCGAGGCCACCAGTAGCAGCCAGGAGAAGAGCAGGCAGATCAGACTTCTGACACACAACCTGGAGGAGGAGGGCAAGAAGAGAAGTGCCCTGGAGATTGAGCTCACCAAGCTCAGGCAGTCCTACACTGAGCTGCAGACCAGTAATGCCACCTCTCGGGAGGTCATCAACAAGCTCAAGATCTCAGAGCAGGAGATCCACCTGGTCCGAGTGGAGCTGGAAAAGCAGACCAACGAGAGGACCAAGGCTGAGACAACTGCCACCAGGCTGCAGAGCCGCATCAGGGACCTGCAGGCTATGGTGGACGGTCTGGAAGCGGAGATGGAGAAGCAGAAGAGAACCACCCAGGATGAGTTCACCCGCAGGAAGAGGATTGAGTCTGAGCTGGAGAAGATGACCCAGAGCTGCAGAGAACACACCACCTCCCTCAACACCTTCAGGGCCAAGCAGGAAGAGGTGTCCACCTCAGGGAGGAAGTACGAACAGGAGCTCAGGGCTCTCCAGGAGGCTCTGGACAAGAGCCTGCGGGAGCACAAAGCCACCACGGAGCACCTGGGGCAGGCATCTGCAGAGTTAAAGGCTCTCCAACAGCAGCTCTTCCAAGAGCAGGGGAAGGTCCGTGAAGTCAATCTCCGCAACGAGAGCCTCTACAAAACCATAGAGGAGAAGAGTCGACTGCTCAATGATGCCACCACAGAGATCGAGAAACTTCAGAGCCTTACTCAGAATCTGACCAAGGAGAGGCTGAGGCTTGAGGAGGAACTGAGAGGAGTGAAGCAGGAGAAAGAGCAACTAAAACTTAACAGAAATAGTGTGGATGGAGAGAGCCAAGCCCAGATCTCATCCCTGCATGTCCAGCTCCAGAGCAGCAGCAAGATGACACTGGAACTCCAAGCCCTCATCAAGGACCTGACCAAGGAGAGGGAAAAGCTAAAGTCGGATTTGGACAAAGTCCAAAAGCAATCCATAGAG ACCTCCATGATTGTGCAGAAGTCTCAGAcccactacactgaaatcctgTCTGATAGGGACGCCCTTCTGATCAAGTTGAAGCAGCTGGAACAGGACAAGACCCAACAGGGTCACTATAAAGAGGAACTGAATCGCATCAAGGTCTCCCTGGAGACTGAGCTGCGCAACAAACAGCGTCTCCAGGAAGAACGAGACAAGATGCAAAAGGACTTCACCTACTGGAAGAGCCAGTACGAACTGAAGGAGAGCCAGATGAGGCAGAGCGACTCGGACAAGGacaagatggagagggagagactcTCCCTGAAGAGCGAGTTGGAGCGTATGATAGTGGAGCTGACGACCGTGGAGGAGAGGTATAAGGGCAGGCTGCAGAGCTCAGAGAGGGAGGTGTCAGACCTGGCCCTGAAGAGAGACGCCCTGGAGAGGGAGTTGAGGAGGCGTCAGCAGAGACCTGACTCCATGAGCATCCAGACCCAGACAGACGAGAAGGTGGTCACCGTGGACCCGTCTAAActggtgttcgatggggttcgcCGTAAGGTCACCGCCCACCAGTTGTGTGACTGTGGCATTATCAGCAAGGCCACCCTGGAGCAGCTGCTGAAGGGAAAGAGGACCGTGGAGGATGTGGCCGTCGACATCCAGCTTAGCCTCAAGGGAACAGGCGTCATTGCAGGCATGATCAGAGGACCCCAGGGCAGGATGTCCATCACTGAAGCCAAGACCAAGAACCTTCTGAGCCAAGAGAGTGCCCTAATGCTACTGGAGGCCCAAGCTGCCACCGGCCACATCATGGACCCCAAGTTTAACGAGAAGATGTCTGTTGATGCTGCCTCCTCCAGAGGAGTGGTGGACACAGACGATAGAGACGCCCTCATGACAGCTGAAGCAGCCAGTGCAGGCTTCAAAGATCCATACACCGGCAAGCTGCTGTCCATTGGACAGGCTCTGAAGCTGAAACGTCTGGACAAGGAGACAGCCCTCCGGTTGCTACAGGCCCAGGAGTCTGTTGGAGGAATCCTGGACCCAGTTCTGAGTGTGTTCCTGCCCAAAGACCTTGCCCTTGACCGCAATCTGATTGATGAAGACCTCTACAGGGCTCTGAACAAGAAGCCAGCCTGCTATCTGGACCCAGTCACTGAGAAGAAGATCAGCTACAGTGACCTAATGTTGAAGTGTAGGATTGAGCCCGCCTCTGGCATGCTGCTCCTCTCAGCCCCGGAAAAGCCCATGACCGTGCAGGGCCTCAGGGGAGAGGTGTCCGTCACAGAGCTGATCGACTCCAACTTGCTGTCTGAGACAGATCTACAGAAGCTGAACCAGGGCAAGCTCAGCAGCAAGGACATCGAGGACAAGCTCAAGAACTACCTGCGTGGTTCTAACTGCATCGCAGGGATCTATGATGAAGccaacaacaggacaatgaccatctACCAGGCCATGAAGGATGGTCTGCTCAGACAAGGAACCACCCTGGAGCTTCTGGAAGCCCAGGCTGCCTCTGGCTTCATGATCGACCCTGTCAACAATGTCTGCCTGACTGTGGATGAGGCCTCGAAGAGAGGCCTTGTGGGCAAAGAGTTCAAGGACAAGCTGATGTCTGCAGAGAGGGCCGTCACTGGATACAAAGACCCACACACTGGCAAGACCATCTCCCTCTTCCAAGCCATCGAGAAGGATCTGATTGAGAAGGGCCATGGGATCAGACTGCTTGAGGCTCAGATAGCCAGCGGTGGCATCATCGACCCCAAGGAGAGCCACCGTATCGATGTAGACATCGCCTACAAGAGGGGCTACTTCGATGAGGAGATGAATGAGATCCTGACCTATGAAGGAGATGACACCAAGGGCTTCTTTGACCCCAACACCCAAGAGAACCTGACATACCTGCAGCTGAAGGAGAGGTGCATCACAGACCCCAAGACTGGCCTGGTTCTCCTACCCCTGAGAGACAAGACAAAGCCCCAGCAGACGGTTCAGCAGAGCAGCCAGAATACCGTCCTCCGTAAGAGGAGGGTAGTGATCGTGGACCCTGACACTGGAATAGAGATGACCGTGAGGGAAGCCTACCATAAGGAGCTCATTGACTATGACACCTTCCTAAGTCTTTCAGAGCAGGAGTGTGAATGGGAGGAGATCACCATCACAGCTTCTGATGGTTCAGCCCGTCTGGTGGTGGTGGACAGGAAGACAGGCACCCAGTATGACATCCAGGACTCCCTGGACCGTGGCATCATTGACCAGACCTCTCTGGAGCAGTACCGATCAGGAACCCTGACTCTCCCTCAGTTCGCTGACCTCATCACCAGCAATAGCAACCTCAGCGAGTTGACAATGACCACCAGAAACATGGAGGACGTGGCCACCTGCAGCAGCCCCCCCCAGGCCCGCCCCTCTTCCCCCACCGTCCGCAAGCGCTTCAATAACATCTCCATCATCTTCTCCCCGCCAGAGGAGTTTGACGAAGGGAGCCCTGTTGCGGCCATCTTTGACACTGAGACGATGGAAAAGATCACCATTCCGGAGGCTCTACGGAGAGGCTTAGTGGACACCATTACAGCTCAGAGGTTGCTGGAGGCCCAGGCGTGTACTGGAGGCATCATCAACCCCACCAATGGTCAGAGGCTCAACCTGGAAGATGCTGTGCACCAAAGCATCATTGACAATGACATGGCCACCAAGCTGAAGCCAGCCCAGAAGGCCTTCATGGGCTTCGAGGACATGAAGACCAAGAGGAAGATGTCTGCGGCCGAGGCCATGAAGGAGAAATGGCTGCCTTATGAGGCCGGACAGAGATTCCTGGAGTTCCAATACCTGACAGGAGGTCTGCTGGAGCCCGGTACGGGCCAGAAGACCTCTATCGAGGAGGCCATCCGACGAGGCTGGCTGGACGGTCGTGGAGCCCAGAAGCTACAGGACACGCGGAGCCACACCAAGAACCTGACCTGCCCCAAAACCAAGCTGAAGATCTCCTACAAGGAGGCCATGGACAGCTGCATGGTGGAGGAAGGCAAAGGCATGAAGATGCTCCAGGCCTCCTCCATATCCACCAAGGGCATTAGTAGCCCCTACAACGTGTCCAACCCAGGCTCCCGTTCGGGCTCCAGGACTGGCTCTCGTACAGGGTCTAGGAGTGGCTCTCGCAGGGGCAGTGTGGATTACTCCTCCAGTTACAGCTCCTTCACAACTTCTTCCTCCACCACCTTTAGCTCCAACTGA